The Tolypothrix sp. PCC 7712 region CAAACAGCAAAATCAGGAATTGAGAAGCCGCTTAGAAAATTTGGAGGCTAAATCTCAGAGTCCTGCATCGTAAATTAGCAGGTAGAATACCACACAATACTCCTCGGTTAAGGATTTACACCAAATCCGCTTAAATAACCCCTTTTTTATCGAACCGCATTCGCGTAGCGTCTCGCAGAGAAGACACAAAGAACACAAAGAGAAGAGGAGTAAGAAGATAAAGGGGTAAAGAAGCCGGATTTGGTATTACAACAGATTCTATGTTTATGAGGGACAGCAACTAATTGAAAAAAGTAATGAGTAATAAGTAAATTTCCTACTCATTACTCATTACTCATTACTCATTACTCACGATGTCCCTCACTTACTTCAAAAGTGCTGTTTTTGAATGGTGTTATTAGGAACAGAATAAGAGATATCAAGTTTTTGTTTTTTAATTTTCTTGACAGGAACTCTCACCAAATAATAAGCACCTTTACTAGCAATATGCTTGTATTCTTCTGGTTCCAAGTCCATTGCTAAAAATCTGTCTTTTTCCGCTAGCAGTAGCAAAGAATTAAGCTTGGCTGGTTGAGCATTTTGTTTGTGAATATAGTCTACAACTTCCGGTGCAGATGAGATGTAATTGACTGTTTTATGGCTGTAAAACACCACACTAGGTTTTTTGAAACCCAGCATAATTAATTCTTCTTTTGGTTGTTCTACTTGGGCAGCGATTGTAGCTAATTCTCGTAAAGGTTGCTGACGCTGCTGATCCATGACAAACAAAGTAGGCATCAAAACAACTGTAAAAAATATCACAAACCCTAATAAGTTAGCCGTGATAATCCATTGCCAACGGCGAGTTAGGGTAAACGCAGCAATAATGATGGCTACCAATAGCCAAATCATCCCCCCGATCGCTGGTAAACCCATCTGTTGAATCGACTGATACAACTCAGGTGCAGCAGGATCGTAACCTACTAACTGGGCGAGGTGAAATAATGCTGCAGCAACCGCAGATAAAAAGATGACATTGATCCAGCTACTCCACACAAAAGATTTGGCGGCGATGACAGATTTATGATTGTCGGTTTCGGGTTCTGGGATCAAGTCACTCCATAACAGCGCCACCAGAATCGCGGCGGCTGGCATTAACGGTAATACATAGCTAGGAAGTTTGGTAACAGCGATGGTGAAAAAGCCAAAAACCGCTAGAAACCAAATGCAAGCAAATAAACCTAATTGCTGAGAACGTTCTTGAGAACGCCAGTGCGATCGCTGCCAAAACTTCAGTCGAATCATTGCGGCAGGTAAGTAGACTGAGTATGGAGCAAAGCCTAATAGCACTACTAAAAAGTAAAAATACCAGGGTGCTGAATGTCCATTAACTACTTCTGTAAACCGTTCTATATTGTGATAACCAAAGAAAGAATTAATATAATTCCAGCCATTACGCCAAATCACTAGCGCATACCAGGGAACTGATAATCCTAAAATAATTAGCAACCCCACTAGGGGACGCATTTGCCGCCATACTTCTACTAAGTTGCCTTGGTAGATAACAAACGCACCGATAATTAACGCTGGTAATACAATTCCTACCGGGCCTTTAGTTAAAATTGCCCCAGCAACTAGCACATAACAAGCCCAGTACCATTTATTCTTGGGGAATTGTGAATTCTGTGCGTA contains the following coding sequences:
- a CDS encoding ArnT family glycosyltransferase, whose amino-acid sequence is MNMKLSLPHTVGQWCKNILTRPALAVTVSVLWLIVIGWIAYGWNLGNIGLVDETEPLFAEASRQMFITGDWITPFFNAQTRFDKPALIYWCQAIAYGILGVNEWAARIPSALAAMGTVALAFYTVHWSLARKDELEQVSRPVRRYLTAGLAATVMALTPEMIAWGRIGVSDMLLTGCIASALLCFFLGYAQNSQFPKNKWYWACYVLVAGAILTKGPVGIVLPALIIGAFVIYQGNLVEVWRQMRPLVGLLIILGLSVPWYALVIWRNGWNYINSFFGYHNIERFTEVVNGHSAPWYFYFLVVLLGFAPYSVYLPAAMIRLKFWQRSHWRSQERSQQLGLFACIWFLAVFGFFTIAVTKLPSYVLPLMPAAAILVALLWSDLIPEPETDNHKSVIAAKSFVWSSWINVIFLSAVAAALFHLAQLVGYDPAAPELYQSIQQMGLPAIGGMIWLLVAIIIAAFTLTRRWQWIITANLLGFVIFFTVVLMPTLFVMDQQRQQPLRELATIAAQVEQPKEELIMLGFKKPSVVFYSHKTVNYISSAPEVVDYIHKQNAQPAKLNSLLLLAEKDRFLAMDLEPEEYKHIASKGAYYLVRVPVKKIKKQKLDISYSVPNNTIQKQHF